Proteins found in one Mytilus edulis chromosome 2, xbMytEdul2.2, whole genome shotgun sequence genomic segment:
- the LOC139513790 gene encoding uncharacterized protein: MELQEFVPVRVRTLHENWPELEVRVYRNQDGISTNEVFEKATFMLNLKQASIEHFSLFLFGKKLNKRLRNCDYLPLTHDGLFIRKWCFDARTEKKLLKDTVACHLIFREAEWNIENGFLKPSTDQIDLLEEYSDERFRCEEKYILLCHSIPDYFDVHLEDCVVLKNEDECRCHVQVNVSHLKINTQDVDVTVLPWFCVKHWTYEALQKRMIFVYIDDKLMDETITVVTDQVEYLADVVNQCFKTIQKEEKDTPRFYSEMVSKTEEGNISYQNPLFDWEQTELHYKSQH; the protein is encoded by the exons ATGGAACTACAAGAATTTGTTCCAGTTAGGGTCCGGACCCTCCATGAAAACTGGCCAGAACTAGAG GTGAGAGTGTATAGGAATCAAGACGGAATATCTACAAATGAAGTCTTTGAAAAAGCTACTTTTATGTTGA ACTTGAAGCAAGCCAGCATTGAacatttttccttatttttgtttGGAAAAAAGTTGAACAAAAGACTGAGAAAttgtgattatctccctttaacacATGATG GTTTATTCATAAGGAAATGGTGTTTTGATGCTAGAACTGAAAAGAAGTTGTTAAAGGATACGGTAGCCTGTCACTTGATTTTTAGAGAGGCAGAATGGAATATCGAAAATG GTTTCTTGAAACCAAGTACTGATCAGATAGATTTACTTGAAG aATATTCTGACGAAAGATTCAGGTGTGAAgagaaatatatattattgtgtcATTCCATACCAGATTATTTTGATGTACATCTAGAAGACTGTGTAGTTTTAAAGAATGAG GATGAATGTAGGTGCCATGTTCAAGTAAATGTCTCTCATCTGAAGATTAATACACAAG ATGTTGATGTGACAGTGTTACCATGGTTCTGTGTTAAACATTGGACATATGAAGCCCTCCAAAAAAGGATGATATTTGTTTACATCGATGATAAATTAATGGATGAAACCATAACAGTTGTTACAGACCAGGTGGAATATCTAGCTGATGTCGTTAATCAGTGTTTCAAAACAATTCAG AAAGAAGAAAAGGATACACCTAGATTCTATTCTGAAATGGTTTCTAAAACAGAAGAAGGCAATATATCATATCAGAATCCATTGTTTGATTGGGAACAGACTGAGCTACATTATAAAAGTCAGCATTAA